Proteins from a genomic interval of Clostridium sp. M62/1:
- a CDS encoding response regulator transcription factor — protein sequence MSKMILIIEDEESIQNIIKAFLEDAGYTVVLAADGLEGIEQFRANKPDLVLLDLMLPKIDGFAVCEILRKESRVPIIMLTALDDEDSQMKGFDALADDYITKPFSMPVVMKHIEAVLRRAEQGGAAPNTVIRYKEITVDTDSLTVLVGTGSVSLTTREFEILKLLLENQGRVVSRERLLDTVWGYDYIGDEKIVNTHIKNIRKKLGVDYIETMRGAGYKIEKED from the coding sequence ATGTCAAAAATGATTTTGATTATAGAGGATGAAGAATCCATTCAGAACATTATCAAGGCGTTCCTGGAGGACGCCGGCTACACGGTGGTTCTGGCTGCTGATGGCCTGGAAGGGATCGAACAGTTCCGGGCGAACAAGCCTGACCTGGTGCTTCTGGATTTAATGCTCCCGAAAATTGACGGCTTTGCTGTGTGCGAAATCCTGCGGAAAGAGAGCCGTGTTCCCATCATCATGCTCACCGCATTGGATGATGAGGACAGCCAGATGAAGGGCTTTGACGCTCTGGCTGATGATTACATCACCAAGCCCTTTTCCATGCCGGTTGTGATGAAGCACATCGAAGCGGTGCTGCGTCGGGCCGAACAGGGCGGCGCTGCACCCAATACCGTGATCCGCTATAAGGAAATCACGGTGGATACGGACAGCCTTACCGTCCTTGTTGGAACAGGAAGCGTTTCCCTGACCACCAGGGAATTTGAGATTTTGAAGCTCCTTCTGGAGAACCAGGGCCGGGTGGTGTCCAGGGAAAGACTGCTGGATACGGTTTGGGGCTACGACTATATTGGCGACGAAAAAATCGTAAACACCCACATCAAGAATATCCGCAAGAAGCTGGGTGTGGACTACATAGAAACCATGAGAGGGGCGGGATATAAAATTGAGAAGGAAGATTAG
- a CDS encoding DUF3795 domain-containing protein, with product MKGFERKNQLFSLCGLNCGLCPMFLGKHCGGCGNGNQSCGIAKCSLEHGKIEYCYECESYPCEKYRYIDKYDSFITHKRQKADLKLIQDIGVEQYNFQQREKIQILSHLLANYNDGRRKNFFCVAVNLLELSELQEAMKQIQHNDELSVLSIKEQCSYIVDILQKIADRRNIELKLVKK from the coding sequence ATGAAAGGGTTTGAGCGAAAAAATCAATTATTTTCCCTTTGCGGATTGAATTGTGGGTTATGCCCCATGTTTTTGGGAAAGCATTGTGGCGGTTGCGGGAACGGTAATCAATCGTGCGGAATTGCTAAGTGTAGCCTTGAACATGGTAAGATTGAATACTGCTACGAATGTGAAAGTTATCCATGTGAAAAATATCGGTATATTGATAAATATGATTCTTTTATAACTCATAAACGCCAGAAAGCAGACTTGAAACTGATACAGGACATTGGTGTTGAGCAGTATAATTTTCAACAACGAGAAAAAATACAGATTCTTTCTCATTTACTTGCTAACTATAATGACGGTCGTAGGAAGAATTTCTTCTGTGTAGCAGTCAATTTGTTAGAGCTTTCAGAATTACAAGAAGCTATGAAACAAATACAACATAATGATGAGTTGTCTGTTTTGTCCATCAAAGAACAATGTTCATATATAGTTGATATACTTCAAAAAATTGCTGATAGAAGAAATATAGAGTTAAAACTTGTTAAAAAGTAG
- a CDS encoding sensor histidine kinase translates to MRRKISQSIRAKTFLSMLALLVVCCIIIYGMVMIFLPRNYHTELEGQVTSDFYDLVEVLERNGWEASSDSLMEFSMTNNASVEVNDNYGNNLFSVNFADMENLDTSAPSMSCSATFQQGGQTYHVFANAALVAVAQSYDILLKLIPFIAVVILLISVIGAVVCSRYYSKPLVSISNVAKRMTTLDMTWKCEVNRKDEIGVLAASLNEMAQRLSDTMDSLKAANWQLKKDIEREREQEKQRVEFFTAVSHELKTPIAIIKGQLEGMIYQVGEYKDRDTYLRRCMKTTNDMEALVKEILSAARMGGSDFHLERTDLDISQMLRKVCQQFRGRMEDKQIELRMDIQPEYHYQGDRRLMEKVFTNVIGNAVAYSPVGAVITVTQKDEVFSVENTGVHIAEEDLERIFTPFYRVDKSRNRNSGGSGLGLYITKTILDHHGIQHSMVNTEDGVRFTTIFPKAAM, encoded by the coding sequence TTGAGAAGGAAGATTAGTCAAAGCATCCGGGCCAAAACCTTTCTCAGTATGCTGGCGCTGCTGGTGGTCTGCTGCATTATCATTTACGGCATGGTGATGATTTTCCTGCCGAGAAATTACCATACGGAGCTGGAAGGACAAGTCACTTCCGATTTTTATGACTTGGTGGAGGTTCTGGAGCGGAATGGCTGGGAGGCCAGTTCGGACAGTCTGATGGAATTTTCCATGACGAACAACGCCTCGGTGGAAGTCAACGATAATTATGGGAATAATCTGTTCTCCGTGAATTTTGCCGACATGGAGAACCTGGACACTTCTGCTCCCTCTATGAGCTGTTCCGCTACATTCCAGCAGGGCGGCCAAACCTACCATGTATTTGCCAATGCCGCCCTGGTCGCGGTGGCGCAGTCCTATGACATCCTGCTGAAGCTCATCCCCTTTATTGCCGTTGTGATTCTATTGATCTCCGTCATTGGGGCGGTGGTTTGTTCCCGGTATTACTCCAAGCCGCTGGTCAGTATCAGCAATGTGGCAAAGCGGATGACCACCCTGGACATGACCTGGAAGTGTGAAGTCAACCGAAAAGACGAGATCGGTGTGCTGGCCGCCAGCCTGAATGAAATGGCCCAGCGTTTGAGCGATACGATGGACAGCTTGAAGGCGGCAAACTGGCAGTTAAAGAAAGATATTGAGCGGGAACGGGAACAGGAAAAGCAGCGCGTGGAATTTTTCACCGCTGTCTCCCATGAGCTGAAAACCCCCATCGCCATCATCAAGGGGCAACTGGAGGGCATGATCTATCAGGTAGGCGAATATAAAGACCGCGATACTTACCTGCGCCGATGCATGAAAACCACCAATGACATGGAGGCGCTGGTCAAGGAGATCCTGTCGGCGGCCCGGATGGGCGGCAGCGATTTCCACCTGGAGCGCACCGACCTGGACATCAGCCAAATGCTGCGAAAGGTCTGCCAGCAGTTCCGTGGCCGGATGGAGGACAAGCAAATCGAGCTTCGCATGGACATCCAGCCGGAATACCACTACCAGGGGGACCGGCGGCTCATGGAGAAGGTGTTCACCAATGTGATCGGGAACGCCGTGGCTTATTCGCCGGTGGGCGCGGTGATTACTGTCACCCAAAAGGACGAGGTGTTTTCCGTGGAGAATACCGGCGTCCACATTGCCGAGGAAGATTTGGAGCGTATCTTCACGCCATTTTACCGGGTGGACAAATCCCGGAACCGGAACAGCGGCGGCAGTGGCCTGGGGCTGTATATCACCAAAACCATCTTGGATCACCATGGAATACAGCACAGCATGGTGAATACGGAGGATGGAGTACGATTTACGACTATCTTCCCGAAGGCAGCAATGTAG